One window of the Benincasa hispida cultivar B227 chromosome 3, ASM972705v1, whole genome shotgun sequence genome contains the following:
- the LOC120074114 gene encoding uncharacterized protein LOC120074114, with protein MDDDPSASYIHMVHHLIEKCIIFNMTKEECMEALSKHANIKPVITSTVWNELEKENKEFFEAYKKKRRDVTVKVSEGNSSDTSDFNLLGSRDTTSSLSR; from the exons ATGGACGACGACCCCTCTGCTTCATACATCCACATg GTGCACCACCTGATCGAGAAGTGTATAATTTTCAACATGACCAAAGAAGAGTGCATGGAAGCTCTCTCCAAACATGCAAATATCAAACCGGTCATCACTTCCACCG TGTGGAATGAACTGGAGAAGGAGAACAAGGAATTCTTTGAAGCGTATAAGAAGAAACGACGTGACGTTACTGTAAAGGTATCCGAGGGTAATTCGTCCGACACGTCGGATTTCAACTTGCTGGGTTCGAGGGATACGACGTCGTCCTTGAGTCGGTAG